One window of Nocardia nova SH22a genomic DNA carries:
- a CDS encoding ABC transporter permease — translation MSESDEPIAPAVAAPRHDRRQRFRHSPYLPATVLVFILAVAAGLFAGSYTYILANPTPHRIPVAVVDGGDPIPATGQAFLSGMDQGLNGSLHIVGYETPASARAAVEAQRVFAILDVRDGTRVTVDVSGASGSSVAEVVTASATAAGQRARIPVVVSDINPLQKGDPRGLAIFYITLAAVIIGFVGAIQLTVHARSLRALERIGFTVAYALLGGFAIAAVVDWWLGALSLPFVQSWAILAFTMFTSGMIFSMFSALFGRWAMIPTWGVMVLLGNPSSGGAVSWPLLPSVLGAIGRWLPPGASVNAQHTAVYFRGHQHVFPYLVLAGWALVACVVFWIWRDRHPEGPDPDDAD, via the coding sequence ATGTCCGAGAGCGACGAGCCGATCGCCCCGGCGGTCGCGGCCCCGCGGCACGATCGCCGGCAGCGGTTCCGGCACTCCCCGTATCTGCCCGCGACGGTGCTGGTGTTCATCCTGGCGGTCGCGGCCGGGCTGTTCGCCGGCTCCTACACCTACATCCTGGCCAATCCGACCCCGCACCGCATTCCCGTGGCGGTGGTCGACGGCGGTGACCCGATCCCGGCGACGGGGCAGGCATTCCTCAGCGGGATGGACCAGGGCCTGAACGGATCGCTGCACATCGTCGGCTACGAGACACCGGCATCCGCGCGCGCCGCCGTCGAGGCGCAGCGGGTGTTCGCGATCCTCGATGTCCGCGACGGCACGCGCGTCACCGTGGACGTGTCGGGCGCCTCGGGGTCGTCGGTGGCAGAGGTGGTGACGGCGTCGGCGACCGCGGCCGGGCAGCGGGCGCGGATCCCGGTCGTGGTGTCCGATATCAACCCGCTGCAGAAGGGCGATCCGCGCGGGCTGGCGATCTTCTACATCACCCTCGCCGCGGTGATCATCGGCTTCGTCGGCGCCATCCAGCTCACCGTGCACGCACGGTCGCTGCGCGCGCTGGAGCGGATCGGATTCACCGTGGCCTACGCGCTGCTGGGCGGATTCGCGATCGCGGCGGTGGTGGACTGGTGGCTGGGCGCGTTGTCGCTGCCGTTCGTGCAGTCGTGGGCGATCCTCGCGTTCACCATGTTCACCTCCGGCATGATCTTCTCGATGTTCAGCGCGCTGTTCGGGCGCTGGGCGATGATCCCGACCTGGGGTGTGATGGTGCTGCTCGGCAATCCGTCCTCCGGCGGCGCGGTCTCGTGGCCGCTGCTGCCCTCGGTGCTCGGCGCGATCGGGCGCTGGCTGCCGCCGGGTGCCTCGGTCAATGCCCAGCACACCGCGGTGTACTTCCGCGGGCATCAGCACGTGTTCCCGTATCTGGTGCTGGCGGGCTGGGCGCTGGTGGCCTGCGTGGTGTTCTGGATCTGGCGCGACCGGCACCCGGAGGGACCCGACCCCGACGATGCCGACTGA
- a CDS encoding LLM class flavin-dependent oxidoreductase, whose product MSPMSSFPPLLGVELSGTGVHPASWRRTDSRAEELFTAEYWLDAVTAVDRAGFDLAFLPDSFGASGPGGFGQLDAVALAARAAAATRTVGLIPQATVTHTEPFHLSKAIASLDYATFGRAGWEVAVSPGAEQAALFGRKGEQDDTALWREANEAIEVVTRLWDSWDDDAEIRDQLTGRFIDRDRLHYIDFTGENFSVKGPSITPRPPQGQPLVTVRAGSAASTRLAVHRADLIRISAPDLAEAAALRSRLRAAVAAAGRVPDQVRILLDVEVHFAATGEQARAELAELDNWTPGTPVSARFLGTPGDLEALLEDVQRDCAADGLVLRPLALPAFTAALARPARTLRGRLGLPRPVGRYALSRG is encoded by the coding sequence ATGTCCCCCATGTCGTCGTTCCCGCCCCTGCTCGGCGTGGAATTGTCCGGAACCGGTGTGCACCCGGCGTCGTGGCGGCGAACCGATTCCCGGGCCGAGGAACTCTTCACGGCCGAGTACTGGCTCGACGCCGTCACCGCGGTCGACCGGGCGGGATTCGATCTCGCCTTCCTGCCCGACTCCTTCGGCGCGTCCGGACCGGGCGGATTCGGGCAGCTCGACGCCGTCGCACTCGCGGCCCGCGCCGCCGCGGCGACCCGGACCGTCGGATTGATCCCGCAGGCCACGGTCACCCACACCGAACCGTTCCATCTGTCCAAGGCGATCGCCTCACTCGACTACGCCACCTTCGGCCGGGCGGGCTGGGAGGTCGCCGTCTCGCCGGGCGCGGAGCAGGCCGCGCTGTTCGGGCGCAAGGGCGAACAGGACGACACCGCGCTGTGGCGGGAAGCGAACGAGGCGATCGAGGTGGTGACCCGGCTGTGGGACAGCTGGGACGACGACGCCGAGATCCGCGACCAGCTCACCGGGCGGTTCATCGACCGGGACCGGCTGCACTACATCGATTTCACCGGTGAGAACTTCTCGGTCAAGGGCCCGTCGATCACGCCCCGGCCACCGCAGGGCCAGCCGCTCGTGACCGTGCGGGCCGGGTCGGCGGCGAGTACTCGCCTGGCCGTGCACCGCGCCGACCTGATCCGGATCAGCGCACCCGATCTCGCCGAGGCCGCCGCGCTGCGCAGCCGGTTGCGCGCGGCCGTCGCGGCGGCGGGACGGGTGCCCGATCAGGTCCGGATCCTGCTCGACGTCGAGGTCCATTTCGCCGCGACCGGCGAACAGGCCCGCGCGGAACTGGCCGAACTCGACAACTGGACGCCCGGCACGCCCGTGTCGGCGCGGTTCCTCGGTACGCCCGGCGATCTGGAAGCGCTGCTCGAGGACGTACAGCGCGACTGCGCCGCCGACGGTCTGGTGCTGCGCCCGCTGGCCCTGCCCGCCTTCACGGCCGCCCTGGCCCGGCCCGCGCGCACCCTGCGCGGACGACTGGGCCTGCCGCGACCCGTCGGCCGTTACGCACTCTCCCGAGGATGA